tttctttaaactGAGGGTGTATCGTGAACAGTCTCGAGTTAAGATAAGGCATGGGTATGGTCTGCGTACAAATTAGCCTTTTTAGACCCCACTTGTAAAATTACACCAGGTATTGTTGTAACGTTGTTGAATACTTGTCTTCTTTTCTCAAGATATTAAACTACTCTACTTTACTTATTGCGGAATTATTATAATTCCATTTTATATTCCTAAGGCTCCACAAAATGATGTTAACAGCTTATAATTAGTAggactatttttcatttttatttttaatcaaaggcaaaaggaaaaatgaatcttttaattttttagtttccATGTGAAGAAACAAGCTTCGAAACGATTAAATTAAAATATCGGTCCCACAATGACCAATATTCATAGATTTATCTTTGCAGAACTGAGGGTCGTAATTGGCATAATCAAAGACTTGCAAGAAACGAAGactggggagaaattcaaaaatagccagatttacaactagtCGTTTAAAAATAgcccaattttaaaagtaatcgaaatttagccacttttcatgtaaacaTAAATAtaagcgaaaacactgttcaaaactcggaaaatacgtcagtatattatactagagttccCGCATaaatatgcttgaactccagcatattatactggagttccaggataagtatgttggaactccagcataatatgatggagttccagcataagtacactagaactccagcataatatactggagttcatacacaggtgcaccgaactccagtatattatgttggaccgatctctgttgcagcaaaatagtggctatttttcattgacttcgtaaatattggctatttttgaatgaccagtccgaaaactggctataccgtgctatttttaccaagTATTGGCATTAGAAAAATTAGGAAAAGCCCAAAATTGTTAGGTGACACAAATATTTACCCACATGAAACTTAACCACTACAGGTTTCGCCGAGAGACTAACGCAGACCCTCGCCCTCAGCTAGGGGTGGCAAACAGGTGGGTTGGATATGAGCGAGTCGAAAACGGATAATTTAAAAACGGATAAAATACTCAACCCGATTCATATTTGAGACGGATAAAAAAAGAGGTTATCCGGCGGATAATATGAATATTCATATTAttcatggcttcttgaatatgatcacttttgagagaattcctagtctcccaaacttaagGAACCCCAATTTGAagttttacaaatgtaaaagttaaacccattaatTATCCactggttatccattttctaagtggataatatggttctcaTCCATATTCGACCTATTTTTAAgcagttcattatccaacccattttttaatggataatatgggcggataactatttatttttaaacatCTTGCCACCTCTACCCTCAGCCAACTGATCAACGATATTACATATACTGCCCATGGATAGATTGACCGTAAGCTAATAAAAACATACGAAGACTTCCTAAGCACCTTGCTTCTGTAAGTTTTAGAATGTTGGCACGACAGACAAGCAAATGCCAGGTTTCTTTCCTAGTTTTCGTTAAAAAGCAACAGAAAAAACTATCATCATGCCTTAGGGGAGGGACGAGGGAGCTACATTATAAACACTTACCTGCACTTGATTTTTGCACCAAACTAGTGAATGCAACACGTCTTTTGTAAAGATGTTCAACTAGCCATGATTACATTGCTTAGTTGGTGTTAAATTGAATAGTTTGGTGTAAACACCAAGTGCAAGTAAGCATTTACCGCTATGTCACTCGTATGAGGCTTATTAAACCACGTGGAACGCATTGCTAAATGTCTTTTCAACTAGAAAACCACCATCACTAAGCAGTTGATGAAGAACATCCACCCTATTATACAGCCAATACAGAGGAAAAACGAGGATAGTGGTTTTTCTAGCAATTCGAGAGCGTTCCTGATTGCCTGCTAACAAGGAAATAAGATAATAGAGGGGTCTCTCTGCAGCTTGCCGTCATTTATATCtagcttcttcatcttttcttcaCACCAGAATAACTGCTCCTTACTAATTCTTTCCATTCTTAGGACCCTATTCATGACTTTAACatcaattagaccaagcaacaaGTCCACATCCCCTGGCACGGTAGGCcatgatttcttcttcaagtttttctttctcttccttAGTTCCTTCAGTTTCACCTTTTTCTGCATTTGAGAAACTCAGAAGTTATTCAGAAAGAAGATCAACAATGCAACATCCAATAGTCTCAAAGTAGCCCTTGCTAGCCAAAACAAAGTGAAGACAGCAAGAGCATGCTAAAATTAATACACCTTATTAGCTAACGCTACATTACAACCAACTAGTGAAAATGGAAAATGTATATCAAGTTAACGGTATTAGTCAAAATTCAGTAGATAGGAATCAGAGGAAATATATGATTTCCCAGGGCAGACTTCTAACACTGTAAAGAAACTACGGGTTTGTCAGTGGCCCAACACATCCTcctgtttttattatttaatgaTCTTTCAGAAAATAACCTTTTacttttatattaatttttagtTTAGAAAATCTGTCAGGAGGAAAGCAAGCAAAACTTCCCTCTTGATCTCTTCGCAAGAGCTGAACTAGAATGAATACCACAGAGAAGAGTTAAGAAAAGGCATCTGAAAGAAAAAACTATATAATTGATGATATGGACTTTGTTCTTCCGCTTCATCACAATTCGAGAGACGTAATCACATGTCGTATGAATATCCCAGAAACTGCTGCTTCAGTTCCTTGCacaaaatatgtgatgaatcCACAGGTAAGAGAGATGGGAAGAGAGAATTAAGTCGAGAATTTTGACTAGACAGATTCAAAGAAAAAACCTCATTGACTGATTGTGTTACCCATCTTTTCATCTCATGTGTACGATGTCGGAAACAAGTTCAAAGCCTTCCCTAAATCTGCTCCAATTTGGATATTTTTCTGAGTGGGTCTCAACTATTTTAAGCAATCATACTTATTTTCtatatttcctttattttctgGAGTATTAAAAGGAAATATCTTGAAATTCTTCTAACACAAAAACTAACGATATCTCCTCATAAAATGTACAGTGACAAAAGTAAGGTACAGAGCATAGGATAGTCAAAGAGAATATCAAACTAATGCCTCACCTTTTCAAGAGAACATTGAATCTGATGAAGGGGCGTTGACATCTGGTTCTGGCTTCCGAAAAGATTGCGTACACTGCCAGACTTCTTGTCCATCTTCACAAATAAACGAAAAGTGAGGATTGAGCTTTCAATCACTTTAAGTAGATCTGGCGCAAGAACTGGCAACTCATCATCTTCCAATTTCTGTTGATCAAAACCTAAATATGAGAGATTAGGTTTGTTAGCCAAATCAAGAGGAAATCAACTTTACAAACTCCAATACATCAATATGCATTAAACTTCAAATACAACGCAAACTTTtgcaaaatgcatatttttaacAAGTCCAAGTCTTTTGCACTAAAAGAAAAAACATGTCTTTTATCATtaggaaaatcaaataaaaacatcTAATAGGAAATCAACCATTATCAGATATCAGTACTACCTTGAACTTTAGGAACCTGAAGTAGCATTGGCAATGCTTTTCTCATGCGAGCATAAATTTCAGGCCTCATACCAGGTTCAaaaggttcattttcaataaaCCGTTGTAACAAGACCAAGAACTGCTGAAATTGTTGGGCACTGTGATTGTAGGAAATTGCACTCTCAGGTTGGCAAGAGATTTTCTGACTCAATTGCGTGTGTTGACAGTGAAGAACTTCCCAGGTCAAGCACAACTGAGCTACATAAGCGGTTTCAAGATCTTGATAAAGCTCAGCCACAGGCTGGTGCAAGTGCTCAGTTTCATCTTGAGATTCATCCATTTTTTTCAAGGATAGGCACCGAAAGGGGGAGACAAGCTTTTTAGATGCAGATCTTGGAGAAGAGGTAGTTGGAATATGAGAACCTGGAAAATCTTAAACTTTAATAACCACAAAGAATTTTTGTACTCTTGAAGCTGCAAATTAGCTCGCTTTTTAGAGATGTTAGTAGAGGATGAGAAAACTACAAAAATTACACTTATTAAAGCGCTGTTAAAGCCAGAGTATAGACCATAGACAAATGTGAATTATAATCTACATAAACTAGCATGCGAAGAAACACAAATAACAACCATGTATGGAAACTTTCCACACAAAAAAATCAACTAGAGGGagaattaaaatagaaaaacGGAGAGTCAAGTGCTCAGTATAAACATCATTACAGCCCGGTTCTTTTAAGGCTCGCCTTTAAAGAATGATTGTCTCAGCTCTAAATGTCTTTAACATGATAATACTCTGTTGTGATTTCACAATATTAAaaagttttgtttattttgtaatACTATTTATAATAGTTGCTTCAGAACACTTTTTGAGTTAGGTTTAAgattcaaaaataacaaaaaggaaataatcaatTTACTAGTTCTATTGAAAGGAAATGATCTATTGGAAAATTCAGGTGAACTTGTCAATTCAGTCTTCCACCAGAACAGCAAGTAGAGTATTTGGTGGGAATGGTTCATTGAGTGTTCTGTGGAAAATTGTATTTTATAAGGACCCATTGTTTTGCTGTTATGGCAACAAATAGCCACCTTGGTTTGAGTTCTAAAACACAAATATTTCAGCAAGATGGCAGCTTCACACTTGTTTTTCTCCATATCACTATCATATCTCAGTATATAAAAGTCAATGAAGGGTTATTCTAATTTCCTTCTGAAGCTTGTGCAAGTCGAAGAAGTCTCTATTGTCCAGCACTGTAGCTGAATCTTGGGAGGTTGAACACAGAGGAATCTATGCACGCCTTGGTCCTCTTCCCTGTTACTTAAAAGTGAGGCATCGGTACAAGAAAGTAAATTCTATATAATCCAGAAGTTCCAAAGGAATCCATTACAAGAATGTTCCCCAAATAAAATTGTTTAGTCTTGCATATCCCTACTTTTTCTCCATATTAACACAGATAATTAGCGAGGTTATCCTTTCTTATTGTATTTTTCAATTGACTAGTAAATATTGTAAATTCATAATTTAAGGAAAAAATTTCTTCAATATTATCTAATATTACTCGATTATTTTACAAATTATAAAGATGGTTCCAGTTTTACATTTGGAGCCACTAGTGCAAACCAAGGCAACCAAATTAATTTGTCAGGAAGGAAGGCAACATATAGTCTGGAACTATTACCAAATTCTCTCAGCTGCTGAGCATGCAGGCGGTCATAAAACAGCATTTGTTCCGAGTATTTATCATAGACAGCATTGAACCCAGACCAAAACTGTCGTCCTTCTGCTTCAACGTCCCTCCAATCACCAGGATTCATGTTAGTctgttcttcttcatcatctgcttcTTCATCTTCTGGGGCCGACTCCTCAGGAATCAATACCATAAAACTATTTCTCCTCAGTTCCTTCAACCTCCTCTTTACTTCATTGGTGATGAAGTCATCATCGTCGTCTTCTGGTTCCGCATTAGTGGTATCAACATAAGCTGATTTGCCCACATTACCATTCTCATTTTTTTGCTCCCCTGGCAGTGGAACATGCTTATCCTCTGTATCAGCCACTGGTTCAGGTTTATGGGCCTTTCTGAACTTCTTCACTTTGAAGAAATCCATTATCAAACAAACAACTTCCTTATCAAGTCTAAGCAATAATTATTCTTCTATTTGTCCCTTTAAATAGATATACAAATATGCAACCTCTAGTTAATCCTTCGCGGTGGCTTCCAGCACAACTGACAGAACTCAATCAGATCCATAATCTAATTTAGGCCCATTTTGAATCTCTGATCCTCAGATTCCACACCATGATCTAGCTTCCGGTGTGAAATGCCCAATAAACTCCCAACAAACATTCAGCGTCTGCACATTTTtgcaattaaaaaaaatgaaattaatacTTCAGATTCAAAGAATCTGAGTCTGAAAGTGCAATCAACTTTATTTCAAATTTCGGGCAAAAtcatgaaggaaaaaaaaaaccttttttgcTGATTTAAAGAGGGCGATAGAGCTTGAAAAACACATAAAGTAAGATCACTTACAGATTAAGGTGTAGTACAATCAGTTAAACCATTCACAAGTACAGGGGAAACCCTAGAATCGTAAATTTAGGGTTCAACAAAAAGGCAACAAAACAATGGGTAGACTGAGTGCGGTTTTACTGGGTCATTTAGGGAATCAGAGTGCCAGAAATGTAGTAATGTTTCATCGATATTGTGCTGTTCGTTACGCGTTACGATGCtgagaaaaggaaaaatatacaaaaaaaaagtgaGATAAAGGACAAAAAGGCAAAGTATATGATTCTCCTTTTGGACAAACCAACAGTCCAACAGTTTTTTGTACTAATGCAAAATTAATGAAGCATGATGAAGACGAAATGAAAGAGATTTAAGCAAAGAGATTACAGCGATTTTTGGGTGGGGTGGTTTGGGGGAGGCCCTTTGAGCCGAGTCTCCTGTAAACAACTTCTCTTAACCTCGTGTAGTGGTAAGATGTGCGTACATATTACACTTACAGAGCCCACTCGTGAGATTAcagtattgttgttgttgtggtggtGGTTGGGGGAGGGGGGTCACGAGTTATGAGAGAAACAGTGTGCATGGGGTTAAGGGCTTTTCGTACAGAGAAATGAGAATATTGTCAGAATTTCTGACTCGCATCGCTGCTGCCCAAAAAAGGCCGCGAAAATACGAAAAGTTTTGACTTGACTTGGCTTCATATGCGTAATCCGCCCCAAAAGTTATAAATAATGTTGATTCAACtaccttttcttcttctctattATCCAAAATCCCCCTTGCTTGCTAATGGTGCTATTAATAGGTTGTTTGCATATGCACAACCAtgattttaattttatgggttttgaattttgaaatataaCTTCTTCGCCTTTGAGAAACTACTggtttattgttattgttgaatattggaattgtaacgacctgaccggtatTTTGAGCacttgcacttcgctcggtagctTGAGGGCATGAGTAGTTCCGTATGATGTATAataacttgtgtgaattgtcggttttgattttcagtttattcgaaatcgatttggaagaatgaatttcatgatttaagcttaagttggaagagtttaccaagtttgactttttagtatttgacctcggatttgcatttggatgtttccagaaggtttcggcacaaattAGCGAAaattggaatttgaaggtttggaaaagttcataagtttaaccgagagttgactttgaggatatcggattcgggttgtggttccgggaattggaatagcttcattatgtcatttgagatTTGTGTActaaatttgagttcattccaggtggatttgatatgtttcggcacgagttttaaaagttgaaagttcaaagttcatagagttcgattcgaggtgcgattcgtcgtttcgatattgttatgcgtgatttgaagcctcgagtaaGTTCGTGATATGAGACTTGTTGGAATGTTCGGACGTGGTCTCGAGAGGCTCGGGCGTGTTTTGGATCGAATTCGGATAATGCCAGTTCTGCTGAGCATCTGGTTTCCTggttcgcgatcacgtagagttaACCGCAATCGCGTAGAGTTGCTTGATGACTGGGGGGAAaagttcatcgcattcgcgagttcACATACATGTTCGCATAGGCTGCTGCAGAATGCagattgtgcatcgcgttcgcgcaAGTATTCACGCGTTCGTGTAGTGTTTGACTGAGTTGGGCAGTCAACGACCTCTTCTTCGCGTTCGGACGTTTCTACTACGTTTGAGTAGTTCTGTTTTTTGTGTATATCGCATTCGCGAGGCTTGTGTCGCGAATACGTAGGGTTAATTATGGTAGCATATGGTTGTGCATCGCAATCACGAGGGTACtactgcgatcgcgtagagtaccACTGGGCAGTgcatataagtactctatttttcGAACTTGagtaattttcaccatatggagctcggattggagCGATTCTTGAAGTAATTTTCATCATATGGATCGAGCTAAGTGTCCTCAACTCGGTTTTGATGATATTTTATGAATCTATCTTCTTTTTTACGCATTTGATCGAGGGTTTCAAGAGAAAAATCGGGtgtttttgtctaaagtttcatagaatgaatttttgagttttgaacatcgattagGAGTCGGATTTGAATTAAACTAGTAttgttggacttgtaattgaatgggttgttgaattttataagttttatcgggttctgagACGCGATCCCGGgcttgactttttggttgactttggggttttgattaaagatttgacctttgtcatttaaaattatttccttaggcattatttgatatttttgagttacttttggctagttacgagccgttcgaaggtcggtacgtgcgggatggcattttaGAGCATCGTTTGGCTTATTCGgtgttggatttggcttgttcgaggtaagtaacactccTAAACTTGgtattgagggtatgaaaccccgaattgtgTGCCatatgattgatgttgaggtgacgtgcatgctaggtgacgggcgtgtaagAATTGTGACTCAATCGATTCTGTGGAATTGTATAGCTGAATAATCTTGTTGCTACCCGTATTTTTaccatgtgttaaagaaattgtgCTACCAGTCATGTTATAAATCCTGCTTGGGCAacgtgttggtactgttgggacccatagaggtcgtgttacatgttgaattatttgcttaatttgccattttgtactcagtcacatctattatTTGCTTATTATGTCTCAGTCTTTGTTGTCTGTTatttaatacatcatatcatcattgcaGGGATGATGATCATGATtcttgtgagcctgagagactagagagattaatGACTAAGTGAGGCTGGGGGCATATTGTGAGTGATTTTTATGGGAtcagactgcacgccgcagcaagatttaatgattcatgccatgatttgacttattatagcgcttgggttgatcgtgttacaccccatattttcgtacgtaagagtatgtcgtaagtcaattgatttAAGCTCacaaatgagatcatctttgaaagcaCATAAAGTAATTTATAATGGTACCTCGGATGTTATATATATTGAAGATCATggacaacaagtacaaagaggattggaaggtttagaagctaaggaattgaagagaacaatgtttcgtcgaaagtcaacaagtttggaatgttataacatatactttcggggtgagactaggg
Above is a window of Nicotiana tabacum cultivar K326 chromosome 8, ASM71507v2, whole genome shotgun sequence DNA encoding:
- the LOC107818090 gene encoding uncharacterized protein LOC107818090, translated to MDFFKVKKFRKAHKPEPVADTEDKHVPLPGEQKNENGNVGKSAYVDTTNAEPEDDDDDFITNEVKRRLKELRRNSFMVLIPEESAPEDEEADDEEEQTNMNPGDWRDVEAEGRQFWSGFNAVYDKYSEQMLFYDRLHAQQLREFGSHIPTTSSPRSASKKLVSPFRCLSLKKMDESQDETEHLHQPVAELYQDLETAYVAQLCLTWEVLHCQHTQLSQKISCQPESAISYNHSAQQFQQFLVLLQRFIENEPFEPGMRPEIYARMRKALPMLLQVPKVQGFDQQKLEDDELPVLAPDLLKVIESSILTFRLFVKMDKKSGSVRNLFGSQNQMSTPLHQIQCSLEKKKVKLKELRKRKKNLKKKSWPTVPGDVDLLLGLIDVKVMNRVLRMERISKEQLFWCEEKMKKLDINDGKLQRDPSIILFPC